A genomic segment from Castor canadensis chromosome 1, mCasCan1.hap1v2, whole genome shotgun sequence encodes:
- the Stx11 gene encoding syntaxin-11 isoform X1, translating into MNKDMELQQGNEMDEGEEERKTQSQPQSNMKDRLAELLELSRNYDQQFPDADDDFDSPHEDIVFETDHILESLYQDIQDIQVENQLLMADVKRLGKQNARFLTSMRRLSSIKRDTNSIAKAIKTRGEGIHRKLQAMKELSETAEARHGAHSAVARIAQAQYRALTRTFQRAMHEYNQAEMKQRDNCKIRIQRQLEIMGKDVSGDQIEDMFEQGKWDVFSENLLADVKGARAALSEIESRHRELLRLESRIRDVHELFLQMAVLVEQQADTLDVIELNVQKTLDYTGQAKAQVRKAVQYKKKNPCRAICCFCCPCLN; encoded by the coding sequence GCAACATGAAGGACCGGCTAGCAGAACTTCTGGAGTTATCCAGGAACTATGACCAGCAGTTCCCAGACGCGGACGATGACTTTGACTCGCCCCACGAGGACATCGTGTTCGAGACGGATCACATCTTGGAGTCCCTGTACCAGGACATCCAGGACATTCAGGTTGAAAACCAGCTTCTGATGGCCGACGTGAAGCGGCTGGGGAAGCAGAACGCCCGCTTCCTCACGTCCATGCGGCGCCTCAGCAGCATCAAGCGCGACACCAACTCCATCGCCAAGGCCATCAAGACGCGGGGCGAGGGCATCCACCGCAAGCTGCAAGCCATGAAGGAGCTGAGCGAGACGGCCGAGGCCCGGCACGGCGCGCACTCGGCGGTGGCGCGCATCGCGCAGGCGCAGTACCGCGCGCTCACGCGCACCTTCCAGCGCGCCATGCACGAGTACAACCAGGCCGAGATGAAGCAGCGCGACAACTGCAAGATCCGCATCCAGCGCCAGCTGGAGATCATGGGCAAGGACGTCTCGGGCGACCAGATCGAGGACATGTTCGAGCAGGGCAAGTGGGACGTGTTCTCCGAAAACCTGCTGGCCGACGTGAAGGGCGCGCGCGCGGCGCTCAGCGAGATCGAGAGCCGCCACCGCGAGCTGCTGCGACTGGAGAGTCGCATCCGCGACGTGCACGAGCTCTTCCTGCAGATGGCGGTGCTGGTGGAGCAGCAGGCCGACACGCTGGACGTCATCGAGCTCAACGTGCAGAAGACCCTCGACTACACCGGCCAGGCCAAGGCGCAGGTGCGCAAGGCCGTGCAGTACAAGAAGAAGAACCCCTGCCGCGCCATCTGCTGCTTCTGCTGCCCGTGCCTCAACTAG
- the Stx11 gene encoding syntaxin-11 isoform X2, whose protein sequence is MKDRLAELLELSRNYDQQFPDADDDFDSPHEDIVFETDHILESLYQDIQDIQVENQLLMADVKRLGKQNARFLTSMRRLSSIKRDTNSIAKAIKTRGEGIHRKLQAMKELSETAEARHGAHSAVARIAQAQYRALTRTFQRAMHEYNQAEMKQRDNCKIRIQRQLEIMGKDVSGDQIEDMFEQGKWDVFSENLLADVKGARAALSEIESRHRELLRLESRIRDVHELFLQMAVLVEQQADTLDVIELNVQKTLDYTGQAKAQVRKAVQYKKKNPCRAICCFCCPCLN, encoded by the coding sequence ATGAAGGACCGGCTAGCAGAACTTCTGGAGTTATCCAGGAACTATGACCAGCAGTTCCCAGACGCGGACGATGACTTTGACTCGCCCCACGAGGACATCGTGTTCGAGACGGATCACATCTTGGAGTCCCTGTACCAGGACATCCAGGACATTCAGGTTGAAAACCAGCTTCTGATGGCCGACGTGAAGCGGCTGGGGAAGCAGAACGCCCGCTTCCTCACGTCCATGCGGCGCCTCAGCAGCATCAAGCGCGACACCAACTCCATCGCCAAGGCCATCAAGACGCGGGGCGAGGGCATCCACCGCAAGCTGCAAGCCATGAAGGAGCTGAGCGAGACGGCCGAGGCCCGGCACGGCGCGCACTCGGCGGTGGCGCGCATCGCGCAGGCGCAGTACCGCGCGCTCACGCGCACCTTCCAGCGCGCCATGCACGAGTACAACCAGGCCGAGATGAAGCAGCGCGACAACTGCAAGATCCGCATCCAGCGCCAGCTGGAGATCATGGGCAAGGACGTCTCGGGCGACCAGATCGAGGACATGTTCGAGCAGGGCAAGTGGGACGTGTTCTCCGAAAACCTGCTGGCCGACGTGAAGGGCGCGCGCGCGGCGCTCAGCGAGATCGAGAGCCGCCACCGCGAGCTGCTGCGACTGGAGAGTCGCATCCGCGACGTGCACGAGCTCTTCCTGCAGATGGCGGTGCTGGTGGAGCAGCAGGCCGACACGCTGGACGTCATCGAGCTCAACGTGCAGAAGACCCTCGACTACACCGGCCAGGCCAAGGCGCAGGTGCGCAAGGCCGTGCAGTACAAGAAGAAGAACCCCTGCCGCGCCATCTGCTGCTTCTGCTGCCCGTGCCTCAACTAG